The following proteins are co-located in the Desulfobacterales bacterium genome:
- a CDS encoding nitronate monooxygenase, with protein sequence MAKNRICDLLDIRYPIIQAPMNWVSGAELVAAVSGAGGLGTLGPNSGASEITHDVDLTAERMREQIRKVRALTDAPFGVNVVIGVGETVKYSEKIVEVIIDEQVPVVIASVGRPDIYTDRLKQAGIKVLHAISTGRHAQKAEAAGVDAVICEGYEAGGHKGFTELTTFALTPMVADAVSIPVVTGGGIGDARGVLAAMALGADGIYMGTRFMATQESESHHRVKEAIINCRDACTVTISKDFMVARDLRNKFTEQYTERHKSGADPEELAAYLNAHSQYHAQNLGNADEAEICCGQFAGMINEVKSAAAVIEEIVEAVGPKFEALKEKAGDF encoded by the coding sequence ATGGCCAAAAACCGGATTTGTGATCTGCTTGACATCCGCTACCCGATTATCCAGGCCCCGATGAACTGGGTGAGCGGGGCTGAACTGGTCGCCGCCGTATCCGGCGCCGGCGGGTTGGGCACCCTGGGGCCCAATTCCGGGGCCTCGGAAATTACCCATGATGTGGATCTCACGGCAGAGCGCATGCGTGAACAGATTCGCAAAGTAAGGGCGCTCACGGATGCACCCTTTGGCGTTAACGTGGTGATCGGCGTGGGGGAAACCGTAAAGTATTCGGAAAAAATCGTTGAAGTGATCATTGACGAGCAGGTGCCGGTGGTTATCGCCTCTGTGGGGCGGCCGGATATCTATACGGACCGGTTAAAGCAAGCCGGCATCAAGGTTCTCCATGCCATATCCACCGGCCGGCATGCCCAGAAAGCCGAGGCAGCCGGTGTGGACGCGGTGATCTGCGAAGGCTATGAGGCGGGCGGCCACAAAGGCTTTACAGAGCTGACCACATTTGCCCTGACTCCCATGGTGGCCGATGCGGTAAGCATCCCGGTCGTCACCGGCGGCGGCATCGGGGATGCCCGGGGCGTGCTGGCCGCCATGGCCCTTGGCGCAGACGGGATTTATATGGGCACCCGGTTTATGGCGACCCAGGAATCGGAAAGCCACCATAGGGTCAAGGAGGCGATCATAAACTGCCGGGATGCCTGCACGGTGACGATTTCCAAGGACTTTATGGTCGCCCGGGATCTTCGCAATAAATTTACGGAGCAATATACAGAGAGACACAAATCCGGGGCCGATCCGGAAGAACTTGCGGCATACCTGAACGCCCATTCCCAGTACCATGCCCAGAACCTGGGAAATGCCGATGAAGCGGAAATCTGCTGCGGCCAGTTTGCCGGCATGATAAATGAAGTCAAAAGCGCCGCCGCGGTCATTGAGGAAATTGTTGAGGCGGTAGGCCCGAAGTTCGAGGCGTTGAAGGAAAAAGCCGGAGATTTTTAA
- a CDS encoding PAS domain S-box protein, whose amino-acid sequence MNMAPDENQPTDTIKYFCPLTGLEIYTRPEWQSQKLDADYFANFWLIGDRIIYSRPEGHVSLQGVEASLALNEAVAAHVAGGSGHYLQIEDYLRLKNASIDARKYFIDHFNSKDRLLSLIFCNLSQLMKLAVKIGQRFALTGNKVFAVKRYRQAIEKALEVCKANELKPGDFIFDQPFKYGGEDKTLSPTELLTTPDWEFKTPDYCSKTVIIDRKILFSQPDGQLKAEHIPMVNKIHNSVKQQADFDYIVVDASKISGFSRKSRQLFMKYVLNWHREIPFRMYLLFGANPLVATAVKMARPFMPFAIAVADDINQAFEMIRADQKAAPKHPRTEDEAQQGLIQRYVDDLLLFIGSINWEKEGIDTDFEEIDPKHPFASVFNSIKLIKDELDDMSAKRRENELKIRESEEKYSKLFLYSNDGIFIHQTDGVILDVNNKALELFGYSKSEMLGLNVQDLHSSESQASSDAAFESLFSEGFVNFEIEFETQTGRRFPAEVSASAFELNGRQVIQGLVRDISQRKEAEAALRNYRTLVETMNDGVTIIDHQLYISYVNKALCRMSGYAAEEIIGRPAIEFLDEKNQQKLETEVANWPQSDTHVFEIDWIGKDERVLSTIVSPNPMFNEDGEFAGFLGILTDITDLNKARQEKDQIQTQLYHSQKMEAIGTLAGGVAHDFNNYLTTILGCAELMQLKKDEPAAREKYLHEIKNAADRSAALTRQLLAFSRRQILEKSAINLNQVVADMNKMLRRLIGENIELRTELAEDLSRINADPAQMEQIILNLVVNARDAMPEGGTLRIITENIHIDEFYSRQFAYARPGDFVCLTFEDNGCGMAPEVAENIFEPFFTTKVSSQGTGLGLSVVYGVIKQHGGWINVYSEPRHGTRFKIYLPVLEQSEETAEDKDLPDDMHAQPKNRGEGERILLVEDQDEVREMICSALLMNGYQVEATASVAEASQFIDQAKPGFDLLFSDVILPDGNGIELAQKIIQKTPGTRILLSSGYTEEKARIDIIEKNRFYFLQKPYPLERMLKKVREALDR is encoded by the coding sequence ATGAACATGGCACCGGATGAAAACCAGCCCACAGACACCATCAAATATTTTTGTCCGCTCACCGGATTAGAAATATATACCCGACCGGAATGGCAAAGTCAAAAACTCGATGCGGATTACTTCGCCAATTTCTGGCTGATCGGCGATCGCATCATTTATTCCCGCCCTGAAGGCCATGTCAGCCTTCAGGGCGTTGAAGCCTCACTTGCATTGAATGAAGCCGTCGCCGCCCATGTGGCCGGCGGATCCGGCCATTATCTGCAGATCGAAGACTATCTCCGCCTCAAAAATGCCAGTATTGACGCCAGAAAATATTTTATCGACCATTTCAACAGCAAAGATCGGCTCCTCTCTTTAATTTTCTGCAATCTTTCTCAGCTGATGAAACTGGCCGTAAAAATCGGGCAGCGCTTTGCCCTTACCGGTAACAAAGTCTTCGCCGTCAAGCGATACCGCCAGGCCATTGAAAAAGCCCTTGAAGTCTGCAAAGCCAACGAGTTGAAGCCGGGGGATTTCATATTCGATCAGCCCTTTAAATACGGCGGTGAGGATAAAACCCTGTCTCCGACAGAACTTCTCACCACACCGGACTGGGAATTCAAAACGCCGGACTACTGCAGCAAAACCGTTATTATTGACCGTAAAATCCTCTTTTCCCAGCCGGATGGCCAGCTTAAGGCCGAGCACATTCCGATGGTCAATAAAATTCATAATTCGGTCAAACAGCAGGCGGATTTTGACTATATTGTGGTGGATGCATCGAAAATTTCGGGGTTCAGCCGCAAGAGCCGCCAATTATTCATGAAATACGTGCTCAACTGGCACCGGGAAATCCCCTTCCGGATGTACCTGTTGTTTGGCGCCAATCCCCTGGTCGCAACGGCCGTTAAGATGGCCAGGCCCTTTATGCCCTTTGCCATCGCCGTAGCCGACGACATCAACCAGGCATTTGAAATGATCCGGGCGGATCAAAAGGCGGCCCCTAAGCATCCCAGGACCGAAGATGAAGCCCAGCAGGGGCTGATCCAGCGCTATGTGGATGATCTGCTTCTGTTTATCGGCAGCATTAACTGGGAAAAAGAAGGGATTGATACGGATTTTGAAGAAATTGACCCCAAGCATCCGTTTGCCAGCGTTTTCAACTCCATTAAGCTCATCAAGGATGAGCTTGATGACATGAGCGCCAAGCGCCGGGAAAACGAGCTCAAAATCCGTGAAAGCGAAGAAAAATACAGCAAGCTCTTCCTTTACTCAAATGACGGCATCTTCATCCACCAGACGGACGGCGTGATCCTTGATGTCAATAATAAGGCGCTTGAGCTTTTCGGCTATTCCAAATCCGAAATGCTGGGTTTAAACGTCCAGGATCTCCACTCCTCTGAATCCCAGGCGAGCAGCGACGCCGCTTTTGAATCCCTTTTCAGTGAGGGATTTGTCAATTTCGAAATCGAATTCGAGACCCAAACCGGCCGGCGATTCCCGGCGGAAGTCTCTGCGTCTGCCTTTGAACTAAACGGCCGGCAGGTGATCCAGGGGCTGGTTCGGGATATCAGCCAGCGAAAAGAAGCTGAAGCCGCACTCAGGAATTACCGAACGCTTGTGGAAACCATGAACGACGGCGTGACCATTATTGATCATCAGCTTTATATCAGCTATGTCAACAAGGCCCTCTGCCGGATGTCCGGATACGCGGCTGAAGAAATTATCGGCCGGCCGGCGATTGAATTTTTGGATGAAAAAAATCAGCAAAAACTTGAGACTGAAGTGGCCAACTGGCCGCAAAGCGACACGCATGTTTTTGAAATCGACTGGATCGGCAAAGATGAGCGGGTGCTATCCACGATCGTATCCCCCAACCCCATGTTTAATGAAGACGGCGAATTTGCCGGTTTTTTGGGGATTTTAACAGACATCACCGATCTCAATAAGGCCCGGCAGGAAAAGGATCAGATCCAGACCCAGCTTTATCACTCCCAGAAAATGGAGGCCATCGGCACGCTGGCCGGGGGGGTGGCCCATGATTTCAACAACTATTTGACCACCATTCTGGGCTGCGCCGAGCTGATGCAGCTTAAAAAAGACGAGCCGGCGGCCCGGGAAAAATATCTCCATGAAATCAAAAACGCCGCGGATCGGTCCGCGGCACTGACCCGCCAGCTGCTGGCCTTCAGCCGACGGCAGATACTCGAGAAATCGGCGATTAACTTAAACCAGGTGGTGGCGGATATGAACAAAATGCTCCGGCGCCTGATCGGCGAAAACATCGAACTCCGAACGGAACTGGCCGAAGATTTAAGCCGGATCAACGCCGATCCCGCCCAGATGGAGCAGATCATCCTGAACCTTGTCGTTAATGCCCGGGATGCCATGCCTGAAGGCGGAACGCTTCGCATCATTACGGAAAACATTCATATCGACGAATTTTACAGCCGACAGTTTGCCTACGCCCGCCCGGGGGATTTCGTCTGCCTGACCTTCGAAGACAACGGCTGCGGCATGGCGCCTGAAGTGGCGGAAAATATATTCGAACCGTTTTTTACCACCAAAGTCTCAAGCCAGGGCACCGGCCTGGGCTTGTCCGTGGTCTACGGCGTGATCAAACAGCACGGCGGCTGGATCAATGTCTACAGCGAACCCCGGCATGGGACGCGCTTTAAGATCTACCTGCCGGTCCTTGAGCAAAGCGAAGAAACAGCTGAAGATAAAGATCTGCCGGATGATATGCACGCCCAACCCAAAAACCGGGGAGAGGGCGAGCGGATTCTGCTGGTTGAGGATCAGGACGAGGTCCGGGAAATGATCTGTTCAGCGCTTCTTATGAATGGCTATCAGGTCGAGGCAACGGCCTCTGTTGCCGAAGCCAGCCAATTCATCGACCAGGCAAAACCCGGGTTTGACCTGTTGTTCAGCGATGTGATCCTGCCGGATGGCAACGGCATTGAGCTTGCCCAAAAAATCATTCAAAAAACCCCGGGCACCCGCATTCTTCTTAGCAGCGGCTATACCGAAGAGAAGGCCCGGATCGATATTATTGAAAAAAACCGCTTTTATTTCCTGCAAAAACCCTACCCTTTGGAGAGAATGCTGAAAAAGGTTCGCGAGGCTCTGGATCGGTAA
- a CDS encoding SGNH/GDSL hydrolase family protein, with the protein MGWETCDTSIFKDLFKKYKHLNPIRILAEGDSWFTYPRRFLLIGKDVNIIDHLAREDNLLILNTASNGDEIVDMISGEQKFALLKRLHHIDFDVVLLSGGGNDIVGRYDLGFLLYEKTPEMEWRECINATRLFIKIRQVELAYRELIERIIEIRPQIRIVMHTYDFPIPSDKGYELFDVIPLGKSWIYPYFMQKKIHDPEDQRKIIRNMLLRLKSTLSKIEKDYPRNVVVVNTQGLLEKRHWANEIHPTSQGFGLLAQKIYFEGIIGRKA; encoded by the coding sequence TTGGGCTGGGAAACCTGTGATACTTCGATTTTTAAGGATCTTTTTAAAAAATACAAACACTTAAATCCCATCCGGATCCTGGCGGAAGGCGATTCCTGGTTCACCTATCCGCGGCGCTTCCTGCTTATCGGCAAAGACGTCAACATAATTGACCATCTGGCCCGGGAAGACAACCTCTTGATTTTAAATACCGCATCAAACGGGGATGAGATCGTTGATATGATCTCCGGCGAGCAGAAATTCGCGCTGCTTAAACGCCTGCACCATATCGATTTTGATGTGGTGCTGCTCTCAGGCGGGGGCAATGATATTGTGGGCCGCTATGATCTCGGCTTTCTGCTGTATGAGAAAACCCCGGAAATGGAGTGGCGGGAATGCATTAACGCCACCCGTCTGTTTATTAAAATCCGGCAGGTGGAGCTGGCCTATCGGGAGCTTATAGAACGGATCATCGAAATCCGGCCCCAAATCCGCATCGTGATGCACACCTATGATTTCCCCATACCCTCGGACAAGGGCTATGAGCTCTTTGATGTGATACCCCTCGGAAAGTCCTGGATCTACCCCTATTTTATGCAAAAAAAGATCCATGACCCGGAAGATCAGCGAAAGATCATCCGCAATATGCTGCTCAGGCTCAAAAGTACCCTTAGCAAAATTGAAAAAGATTATCCCCGGAATGTGGTGGTCGTAAACACCCAGGGGCTTTTAGAAAAGCGCCACTGGGCCAATGAAATCCACCCAACATCACAGGGATTCGGCCTTCTCGCCCAGAAGATCTATTTTGAGGGAATCATCGGCCGGAAAGCCTGA
- a CDS encoding alpha/beta fold hydrolase, whose product MIIIYILLILYLIALIATINLYFVAWYDYVNFRAAQPDSGEWRQSIHTGRMLLYVFLESLALFFHVITQPLRYLFDRMPPKKVSDPRPPILLVHGWSSGSHAFMLISWYLKRKKFKNIYTMTYRPVMADLEGLSQKVADRINEVLKKTGAEKVNIVAHSLGGVLARYAIKNLYMEDKVSRLISIGSPHRGSRVAALWPYGRNTLQLLYESDFIKALEEGGLTPGRVKYVSIYSAFDNFIIPQESANLGDSAVNHKLSYHGHLRLLYSHKVNRLVREALEGGLDAGDASAKH is encoded by the coding sequence ATGATCATCATCTACATTCTTTTAATTCTTTATCTGATTGCGCTTATTGCGACCATAAACCTGTATTTTGTGGCCTGGTATGATTATGTCAACTTCCGGGCCGCTCAACCGGACAGCGGGGAGTGGCGGCAGTCCATCCACACCGGGAGAATGCTCTTATACGTGTTTTTGGAGTCGCTCGCCCTTTTTTTTCATGTCATTACGCAGCCGCTCCGGTATCTTTTTGACCGGATGCCGCCCAAAAAGGTTTCGGATCCCCGCCCCCCGATTCTTCTGGTTCACGGCTGGAGCTCGGGCAGCCACGCCTTTATGCTGATTTCCTGGTATTTGAAACGGAAAAAATTTAAAAATATCTATACCATGACCTACCGGCCGGTGATGGCTGACCTTGAGGGGCTATCCCAAAAAGTGGCGGATCGCATCAATGAGGTGCTTAAGAAAACCGGCGCAGAAAAGGTCAATATTGTTGCCCACAGCCTGGGCGGTGTATTGGCCCGCTATGCCATCAAGAATCTGTATATGGAAGACAAGGTGAGCCGGCTCATATCCATCGGCTCCCCGCACCGGGGCAGTCGGGTGGCCGCGCTGTGGCCCTATGGCCGAAACACGCTGCAGCTCTTGTATGAAAGTGATTTTATAAAGGCGCTTGAAGAGGGCGGCCTAACCCCGGGCCGGGTCAAATATGTATCCATCTATTCGGCGTTTGATAATTTTATCATCCCCCAGGAATCCGCGAACCTGGGCGATAGCGCGGTTAACCATAAGTTATCCTACCACGGCCATCTCCGGCTGCTATACAGCCATAAGGTCAACCGGCTTGTCCGGGAAGCGCTCGAAGGCGGGCTCGATGCCGGGGACGCATCGGCCAAACATTAA
- a CDS encoding PilZ domain-containing protein, with protein MPKKHKRTSTRSQVWPETQAIVTATDPLSASGRGEIKIDGKVKDIGSLGMFLITKEYLPNNDDVEVEIIFDPDSQVPNLKIKAIGKTVHRTHEGIGIKFTSIDLSRLQKCIVEKMNREERAANSMYTLGEGHSKAREQKN; from the coding sequence ATGCCCAAAAAACACAAACGAACCAGCACAAGATCCCAGGTGTGGCCGGAGACGCAGGCCATTGTCACAGCCACTGACCCGCTTTCCGCAAGCGGCCGGGGAGAGATCAAAATTGATGGTAAAGTAAAGGACATCGGATCGCTCGGCATGTTTCTGATTACCAAGGAATATCTCCCCAACAATGATGATGTTGAAGTTGAAATCATATTCGACCCGGACTCGCAGGTTCCCAATTTAAAGATCAAGGCGATAGGCAAAACTGTGCATAGGACGCATGAGGGCATTGGAATTAAGTTTACCAGTATCGATCTTTCCCGATTGCAGAAATGCATTGTTGAAAAAATGAACCGGGAAGAAAGAGCCGCAAATTCAATGTATACATTGGGAGAAGGGCATTCAAAAGCCCGGGAGCAGAAGAACTGA
- a CDS encoding response regulator, whose product MASDTKRGKKDEILHGSESVLLVDDEEMVLDVSRELLEGLGYSVETAGSGSAALEILEAKTDAIDLVILDFTMPEMGGEETFRHLKSIRPDVPVLVSSGFSLNAEVGEILRHERTGFIQKPFRLHTLSQKVREILDA is encoded by the coding sequence ATGGCGTCTGATACAAAGCGCGGGAAAAAAGATGAAATTCTGCATGGCTCTGAGTCTGTGCTCTTAGTTGATGACGAGGAGATGGTTCTGGATGTGAGCAGGGAACTTTTGGAGGGGCTGGGCTACTCGGTGGAAACCGCTGGCAGCGGAAGCGCAGCCCTTGAAATCCTTGAGGCGAAAACCGATGCCATTGATCTGGTGATTCTGGACTTTACCATGCCGGAAATGGGCGGAGAGGAGACTTTCCGGCACCTCAAGTCAATCCGTCCGGATGTGCCGGTGCTGGTATCCAGCGGTTTTTCATTAAACGCCGAGGTGGGCGAAATCCTCCGGCATGAGCGGACCGGATTTATCCAGAAACCCTTCCGGCTGCATACGCTTTCGCAGAAGGTCCGTGAGATATTGGATGCATAG
- a CDS encoding cupin domain-containing protein, which translates to MFVKKIDSVPKVKVTTGEKAWKQVLISVQEAPNAALRRFILEPGGHISNHTNTVEHEQFVLNGRARIGIGEKVYDVAKNDTVYIPAGTPHWYQVSGEEPFEFICVVPNKEDVIEVLEEKS; encoded by the coding sequence ATGTTTGTTAAAAAAATAGACAGCGTCCCCAAGGTTAAGGTCACAACCGGCGAAAAGGCATGGAAGCAGGTTCTGATCAGCGTGCAGGAGGCGCCGAATGCGGCCCTGCGCCGGTTTATACTGGAGCCGGGCGGCCATATCTCCAATCATACCAATACGGTTGAGCATGAACAATTCGTGCTAAACGGTCGCGCCCGCATCGGCATCGGGGAGAAAGTCTATGACGTGGCCAAAAATGACACCGTCTATATTCCGGCCGGCACGCCGCACTGGTATCAGGTGTCCGGGGAGGAGCCGTTTGAGTTTATCTGCGTTGTCCCGAACAAGGAGGATGTTATCGAGGTGCTGGAAGAAAAAAGCTGA
- a CDS encoding phosphatase PAP2 family protein yields the protein MFQTDFILFIQSYASASLNTFFLFITSLNDESTIQAVIISFLFGVNFRKGFLLLQLTVVNGIATGFFKNFFALPRPFNVDAAIQTPGYTPDPAGVLNGQDAKTLWGLLPEEAVADFRMHRFNSFGFPSGHTSSAVALWGGIALLFKDWRIRAGCLLLILLIPFSRIYLGRHFPADVLGGYVLGGGLLFLFHWFAFANPSIQAILFEKSGEGRGKGWILAALGFLVPVLLIGLRVQPEYAAMWLGVNIGFFGVRLRGIPDDRAPVIKRIGRILLAGALFLVLEQLAEPMIDWCRSADAPLLMYFIITCLMMLFIWLSTEAMVKLGWMHRE from the coding sequence ATGTTTCAGACAGACTTCATACTTTTTATCCAATCGTATGCCTCCGCGTCTTTAAATACGTTTTTTCTATTTATTACCAGCCTAAACGACGAGAGCACCATCCAGGCCGTTATCATTTCCTTTCTTTTTGGCGTCAATTTCCGCAAGGGATTTCTTCTTCTTCAACTGACGGTGGTAAACGGCATTGCCACCGGATTTTTCAAAAATTTTTTTGCCCTGCCGCGGCCGTTTAACGTGGATGCCGCCATTCAGACCCCGGGCTATACTCCGGATCCGGCCGGCGTTTTAAACGGACAAGATGCGAAAACCTTATGGGGATTGCTTCCGGAAGAGGCAGTGGCAGATTTCCGCATGCACCGGTTCAACAGCTTTGGGTTTCCTTCCGGCCATACCAGCAGCGCCGTGGCCCTGTGGGGCGGGATTGCCCTGCTGTTTAAAGACTGGCGGATCAGGGCGGGCTGCCTGCTGCTTATCCTGCTTATCCCATTCTCCCGGATTTATCTGGGCCGGCATTTCCCCGCGGATGTTTTGGGCGGATATGTTCTTGGCGGCGGCCTGCTTTTTCTGTTTCATTGGTTTGCATTTGCAAATCCCAGCATTCAGGCCATCCTGTTTGAAAAATCCGGCGAAGGCCGGGGGAAGGGTTGGATTCTGGCGGCATTGGGGTTTCTGGTGCCTGTGCTCTTGATCGGCTTAAGGGTTCAGCCCGAGTACGCGGCCATGTGGCTGGGGGTAAACATCGGGTTTTTTGGGGTTCGGCTAAGGGGGATTCCGGATGACAGGGCCCCTGTGATAAAACGTATCGGCCGCATCCTGCTGGCCGGGGCATTGTTTTTGGTTCTGGAGCAGCTGGCCGAACCTATGATCGACTGGTGCCGGTCCGCAGATGCCCCTCTGCTGATGTATTTTATTATCACCTGCCTGATGATGCTTTTTATCTGGCTTTCCACGGAAGCCATGGTGAAACTGGGATGGATGCATAGGGAATGA
- a CDS encoding response regulator, translated as MEEQKPDIVIVDDNTDNLRILAGILKNRGYQARPVISGAMALDAIFDKSPGMILLDIMMPEMDGYEVCRQLKAAPETWEIPVIFITALDELEEKLKAFAAGGVDYITKPFQEPEVLARIETHLALVHAKESLRKKEAQHQQVLKAKSLMRMAGAIAHKFNNYLQAMMGNLEMGISDVAEIGPVPKTLYAAMESAESAAELSGLMLTYTGKTPGRNETVDLSDYCRTNLPLFQAIVSEQTILTTDLETPGPVIKANTAQIHQMITHLITNAREAMNGGKGMICLSVKTGHPSDFTRTHCFPLEWAPMDADYACLEISDAGCGIADSNLEDIFDPFYSTNFMGRGLGLPVALGIAAAHNGGISVESEEGRGSIFRVFFPIID; from the coding sequence ATGGAAGAGCAAAAACCTGACATTGTCATTGTTGACGACAATACGGACAACCTGCGCATTCTTGCGGGTATCCTGAAAAACCGGGGATATCAGGCCAGACCGGTCATCAGCGGGGCCATGGCACTGGACGCGATTTTTGACAAATCGCCTGGCATGATCCTGCTGGATATCATGATGCCGGAAATGGACGGCTATGAGGTCTGCCGGCAGCTAAAGGCCGCGCCTGAGACCTGGGAGATACCCGTTATATTTATTACCGCCCTGGATGAGCTGGAGGAGAAGCTGAAAGCATTTGCCGCCGGCGGGGTGGATTACATCACCAAGCCTTTCCAGGAGCCTGAGGTGCTGGCCCGGATTGAGACCCACCTGGCGCTCGTCCATGCCAAAGAATCATTGCGGAAAAAAGAGGCCCAGCATCAGCAGGTCCTGAAAGCTAAAAGCCTGATGCGTATGGCCGGCGCCATTGCCCACAAATTCAACAATTACCTTCAGGCGATGATGGGAAACCTTGAAATGGGCATCAGTGATGTGGCTGAAATCGGGCCGGTGCCCAAAACGCTTTATGCCGCCATGGAATCGGCTGAAAGCGCGGCTGAACTGAGTGGACTGATGCTCACCTATACCGGCAAAACCCCCGGCAGAAATGAAACTGTGGATCTCTCTGATTACTGCCGAACGAATCTGCCCCTTTTTCAGGCGATTGTTTCCGAACAGACAATTTTAACCACTGACCTGGAAACCCCCGGGCCGGTCATAAAAGCCAATACCGCGCAGATCCATCAGATGATCACCCATCTGATCACCAATGCCCGGGAGGCCATGAACGGGGGCAAAGGCATGATCTGTCTTTCTGTAAAGACCGGGCATCCCTCGGATTTTACCCGCACTCACTGCTTTCCTCTTGAATGGGCGCCCATGGATGCGGACTATGCCTGTCTTGAAATCAGCGACGCCGGGTGCGGAATCGCCGATTCGAACCTTGAAGATATCTTTGATCCGTTCTACTCCACCAACTTTATGGGCCGTGGGTTGGGTCTGCCCGTGGCCCTGGGCATTGCTGCAGCGCACAACGGCGGGATCTCGGTTGAAAGCGAAGAAGGCAGAGGCAGTATTTTCCGGGTGTTTTTTCCGATTATTGATTGA